The region ATCGTCAATGGCTGACCGCTGGCCCTGATCAACTCGACGGTCCGGGCAAACGCCTTTTCGAGCACCATGATGCCCAGCTTGCGAATCTGCCCGCTCTGCTCCGCGACCGGAATAAAATCCGCAGGCGAAATGAAACCCTCTGCGGTGCGCCAACGCACGAGCGCCTCGGAGCCGGTGCAACGGCTTTCAACCGGTTCGTACACCGGCTGGAAAAAAACGTCCAGCGCGTCCTCGTCCAGGGCTTCGCGGAGTTTCTGCTGAAGATCAAAACGGTGCTGCAGGCTGGTGGCCATTTCCGATTGATAAAAATTGAAACAGTGCTTGTATTTTTTACTGTGATGCAACGCGAGATCGACGCTGCGTATCAGACCCAACAGCTGTTCACCATCCTCTGGATAACAGGCCACCCCGGCACTGGCGGTGACGGTCAACTCCATACCGTCGAGGGTGACCGGTTCGGTCAATGCATCCAGCAACGCACCGACGCGGGCCGCTATCCGATGACGGCTTTCGGTCCCCGCGCACATCATCAGAAACTCATCCCCGCCCTGGCGCACCAGATGTTCACCGGGTCCAAGCTGCGCTTTAAGCCGCCGGGCGAGTGCGACAATCAGTTGATCCCCGGCCCGATGCCCGAGGCTGTCATTCACCTGTTTGAAATCATCCAGATCCAGTTGAACAACGCAGAAACCTTTTCCGCTGCGTTCAGCTTGTGCGAGGAGCCGGCGCATCACCCGCAGACCAAAACGACGGTTGGGCAGGCCCGTCAAATAATCGGTATAGGCTTTGCGCCGGATGAGGGACAGGTGCCGGCGCTTCAGATCCAGTTGCCGCGACAGAGCCCAGTTCAGCCGATACGCCAGCAGGTAAATGATCACGCTGGACGCAATCACAAACAGCCAGCCTTTAGTGGTCTGCCAAAACAGAAAGCTGGTGGAGTCTGCGGAGACCAGCCAGAACAATATCCGATCGGACAGCAATATCCACAGGGACGCGAGAACGAGGTAAATCAGAGCTATCCGTACTGGGGTCATAAATGGTCAATATCGCATCAACAGGCCTGCGTTGAGGATAGCAGCCATAGATCAATGCGGCCATATGCCCATGTTTTTTTGTTCCACAATAGACTATGACAATCGGGATCATAGCCCACAGTCGTTGCTATAATCTGGTCAGGTGTCCGCTTCGGACTGTGCAGTGACGGGAGTTTTGCCCCTATGAGCGCCCATCTCGGCGCTCCTGATGCCGGCCCCCCGCGGCCGCAAGCGCCGTCGGGAAATCCCCTCTGGGCCGGTCAATCAGCCGACAGACGGCAGTCCTGCGGGCACCCTCTTCCATTGGATGCCCCACGGATCAGGGAGACTCATACAGGGCCGGGAGGTCGGCCTCGAACAGCGTGGCCGGGTGTTCGTAGAATTCGATAAAGTCCGCGGCGGCCGGGTGACCCGGGTACGGCACGTAGAAGTGATCCCGGTTTTCCCGCGCACGATTGGCGTTGCGCCACACCTGCATATACACGATCTGTCGCGTCCATTCGTTGGCCCGCCAACCGTCGAGCAGCCGCTCGGTAAAGAACCCGGACTCGAACAGCGTGTCTTGCCCACCTTCGGTCATGGCGGCAAGCTTGCCCCGCTGCGCCGCCAGACGGGCCAACCCGCCCAGGCTGGCAACAAACTGTTCGGCATCCTCCTCAGGGGTGGCCGTGTTGGAGGCGTGCCCCAGGTCCCAATAGTTATCAATACCGAGAATATCGACGTAATCATCGCCCGGATAACCGTAGAGGTAGGACGATTCAAACTGATCCATGTCGAGCCGGCTGCGATCCGGCGAGAAGGCGTACAACAACTGATCCAGCTGTCGCTCCCGGGTCAGGTAATCCACGGTAAAACGCCATAGCTGGCGATAGTCGTCCTCCGAGGTCGGCCCTTTCCCCCACCAGAACCAGTCGCCGTTGTGTTCGTGCCAGGGCCGAAAAATCAGCGGCATGGGGCCAATGCGTCCATCGGGCAGGGTCACTTCCAGGCCGTCAACGAAATCCGCGAATTGATCCAGCGCCCGAACCAGGTCCCGGTGGTAGCGCCCACCAGGGAGCAACTCCGCGGCACCGGCATCGGTCTCCCAGGCACTACGCCCGGAGCCCGGGTGGGTCATGTGCCAGGAGAGACTGACCACGCCACCGCGTTCATAGGCCGTCCGCATCCAATCCCGCATTCGGGCAAAGGGCACACCATCCAGGTTGCGGGCATCATTCAACTCCAGGTGGCCCAGGTCCCAACCATAGAGCGCGGGGTAGTCCCCGGTGGTCAGTTTCACATCGGAGCGACCGGAATCGTCGCGCCACTGTACGCCATAGGCAAGACTGTCCTGATGACCAAAAAGAAAGCCCTCACCTTTGAGTTCATGCAAGTTGTGCCAGAGCGCGCGAGCAGCGGGATCGATGTCCGCCGTGATCGGTTCGGCCACACCGGTGGCCCGCTTTGCGGAACCAGATTGAGGGGTTGAGCAGGCCGTCAGCAGGGCAATAATACCCACCAGCAGACCGCGAAAGACATAAGCCCTAGCCATATCACACCTTGTTTATCGGGTTATTCGGATCGTTTTCACAGGGTTTGGTCGGCCGTCCTGACGGCAGAACGCCACCGATTGTAATCGGTTACAACGATAAGGTGCAACTCTGCCAATCCGAAAAAACCAGGACGTTCAGGAAAATGGCCCCGGAGCCGCCCTGCCCCGGGAGAAGGGAATTATTACCGATTGAGCAACGAACGGACGGCGTCGACTTTTTCCTTATCCTCGTCGGACAGCCGGGATTCCAGCTCCTCTTTCAGAGCGCCCTCTGCTTCCGAGCGCACTTCCTCTTCCACCCGTTGGCGGGCCTGCTGCAACAGCGGATTGAGTATCGCACGGGTCAGCTGTGCCGGAGTCAACCCCTGCTGGCGGTCTCCCAGGTTTTCCAGGTTGATATCCCGCAACGTCAATTCCCGACTGCCCAGCTCGTCCGAACTCAAATTCAGCCCCGCATTGGTGAAACTCAGTTTCTCAACCATAAAGCGCACGTCCGGGCTCGCGGTAGTGGATTTGGGGGCCTCCTCCCGGGTCCCGGAACCCATCTGATCCAGCAGGGTTTTCAGATTGATACGGGTCAGGTCCCGATGCTCGGCGTTGAGCTGCGCACCATCGACTTTGATTTCCTCGATCACCACCACATCTTCGGTGATTGAACCGGGACGAATGTCCAGCGTGACCTCTCCGACCCGGAATATCGACTGATCTGAATAGCCCTCCGGGTTGGCAATCGACAGTCCGCGAATACTGCCCCGCCCTTCCGTCAATTCAATGTGCACTCCGTCCACCTGAACATCCGTTTTGGTGACCGTGGGGCCAACGGATTCAATGGCGGCTTCCACCAGTGTGTCCAGGTTGCGCAGTCCGATAAACACCGCAATGGCGATGACGACTATCAGGGCCACCAGAATGCTGACTATGATTTTTGTGGCTTTCATGGAGGATCCTCAGTTTGACAACGGGTATGACGTGGCCGAAGGCCGGTAAAACCCTTATCATAGCGGCCACATTGACCTCACGCCAATGCCATTTCCAACCCGACAGCGAAGGTTGCCATGTTCGACGATGTATTTGCTCTGAAACTCCTGACCATTATGGTTCTGCTGTTCGTCACACTGATCGGCATCGGCCTGCTCACCGTCGCGGCCATGTACGTGGTAGACATCACCCAGCGCAAACACACCATCCGCCGCAACTACCCGGTGATCGGTCGTTTCCGGTACTGGTTCGAACATCTGGGGGAGTTTTTCCGGCAATACTTTTTTGCCATGGACCGGGAAGAAATGCCATTCAACCGGGCCGAGCGCGCCTGGGTTTACCGGGCGGCGAAAAATCTCGACCTGAATCTCGCCTTCGGTTCCACCCGCGACCTGAATCCGTCGGGCACCGTGCTGTTCCTGAACTCGGCCTTCCCCACGCTGGAGCGGGACGCCGCCATGCCCTCGGCAGTGACCATCGGGCCCTATTGCCGCCAGCCTTACACCACTTCCGCGTTCTTCCATATCTCCGGCATGAGCTATGGTGCCCTGTCCGCGCCGGCGGTCCGTGCCCTGTCACGCGGTGCGGCCAAAGCCGGTTGTTGGTTGAACACCGGCGAAGGCGGCCTGTCGCCGTTTCATGAAGAAGGCGGTTGTGACCTGGTCTTTCAGTTGGGAACCGCCAAGTACGGCGCCCGGGACATGGATGGCAGACTCTCGGACGAGAAGCTGACCCAACTGGCCGCCAGGGAAGCGGTGAAAATGTTTGAAATCAAGCTGAGCCAAGGCGCCAAACCGGGCAAGGGCGGCATTCTGCCCGCCGAGAAGGTGTCCGCCGAAATCGCCGCCATCCGGGGGATTCCCGAAGGGCACCCGTCCATCAGCCCCAACGGCCATCCGGACATTCGTTCCGTGGAGGATCTGCTGGATATGATCGATCACATTCGCCAGGTCACGGGGAAGCCGGTGGGGTTTAAAACCGTCCTGGGCGACAAGCAATGGCTCAGGGACATGGTCGCCGCCATCCGGCTTCGCGGCATCGACCGGGCGCCGGACTTTATCACCCTGGACAGCGCGGATGGTGGCACCGGTGCCGCGCCACAGCCGCTGATGGACTACGTCGGACTGCCACTCAAAGAGAGTCTGCCCTGGCTGTGCAGCCTGTTGCAGGAGGCCGGACTGAAGGATCGCATCCGGGTCATCGCCTCCGGGAAACTCATCAACCCATCCATGGTGGCCTGGGCCATCGCCTGCGGCGCCGACTTCATTACCAGCGCCCGTGGATTCATGTTCTCTCTGGGCTGCATTCAGGCGATGCAGTGCCACAAAAACACCTGCCCGACCGGTGTGACCACCCACGATCCAAAACTGCAGCGGGGCCTGGACCCCACCGATAAAGCCGAACGGGTGGCCCACTATCACCGCAACCTGACCTACAGCGTCGGCCTGATTGCCCATGCCTGCGGTGTTCCGGAGCCCCGCCTGTTGCGCCGGCACCATGTGCACATGGTGTTACAATCCGGCCTTTCCCAACCCTTGAATGAACTCTACCCGGAGCCCATTACTCTGATAGACAACGGCGAAAGCTCGCCGGCACTGGACTCCAACCCCAAAGAGGTAACGCATGAATAAATTGTGTCTCGGCCTTGGCCTGCTGCTGTTACTTGCCGGCCCGGCCACCCTGGCCCAGGAGGTCACCATTGAAGACTTCGCCTGGATGGATCGCAACCATATGGCGCAACAGGTCAAGCGGGTGGATGATCTCGCCCGCACTCGAGTGGGCAGCCAGATCCGCGAAGACCTGAGTGACCTGACCACGCTACAGCGTATCGTGGACCGGGAACTGGTCTCGCCCGAAGACCGCCTGACATTGCAAGCGCTGGGCGCGGTGCTGGGCAACGTAATGGCGGCAGAGGTGGACGAACTGGAGTGGAAAGTCTACGAGGACAACCGTGGCCGCAGCCGGGCCCTGTGCGTAGAGGGAACGAAAGAGTGCCTGTTCCCCATCACCATGCTGTCCCGGCGGATGGAGGTGGGCCTGAAGCCGGACGTCCGTCAGGTTTACAAGGACGCCCTGGCGCTGATTGAACCTTACTTGCCGGAGCTACCTTACGGCGGCGCCACCAGCCGTCGATAAGCGAACACCGGGCGCCACCGCAAAATGGCGAACGATTCGCATTTGACTTGCGGGGCGACACTTCCTAAAATGCAGGCCTCTCTCGGGGGAGTAATCGGCCAGCACCTGGTATCGCTGGCGTTACTGTCAACATAATTGCGCCACAGCGCATGGCAGTGACACCCCACCCTGCGGCACCCGCCGCGCGGGTCGGGCTGATGAGACCTGAGATACAGACGCCTATCCCGGCGGGGCGGCGTGTGTATCTCTGTCTAACAGCCCCGCCCGGACGACGTTTTTGATGGAAGCACTGATCGGATCGACACTCGCCGTGGCCCTGGCCGAAATCGGCGACAAGACCCAACTGTTGGCGCTGCTCCTCATTTCCCGTTATCACCGCCCCTACGCGATTGCCGCCGGTATTCTGGTGGCCACCCTGATCAATCATGCCCTGTCCGCATTGCTCGGCAGTTGGCTGGCGGACCTGATACCGGCGCAATGGGTCCCCTGGATACTGGCCAGCAGCTTTCTGATCGTCGCGCTGTGGACGCTGATTCCTGACAAAGCCAGCGATGAACCCGGCCGCTTTCATCAATACGGGCCCTTCGTGGCCACTCTGGTGTTGTTTTTCCTGGCGGAAATTGGCGACAAGACCCAAGTCGCCACGGTGGTGCTGGCGGCCAAGTTCGACGCTTTTCTGATGGTAGTGATCGGCACCACAGTCGGCATGCTACTCGCCAACATCCCAGTGCTGTTCGCCGGCCGCTGGCTGATGGACAAGATTCCGCTCAAATACGCCCGGATCAGCGCCTTCATGCTGTTCGTGATTCTGGCAGTGGTGACTTTGATTCATACCAATGGGCAAGTACATTGAGATATTTGCCCCGATTCCCGCTTGGGTAACGGCGGGTGCGGCCTTCGGCCTTACCCGCCCTACATAAACCACGGCAGCTCGCGTAGGGCAGATAAGGCCGAAGGCCGCATCCGCCGTTACCAACCCCCAACCACACCGGCCCATTCAACTCAAATCCGCTTCACCATGCCCCCGGGCAACCAACACCTTGCGAATCTTCTGCGCCGCTGCCGCCAGATCCTCGGCGTCAGCACTGCTCGCATGATCAAAACTCAAATCCCCCATTGAATCCAACGGCACCAGGTGTATATGGGTGTGTGGCACTTCCAGGCCGGCGATCATCATGCCCACCCGCTTCGCCGGATAGGCCTCTTTCAGGCCCTTGGTCACTTTCTGGCTCACCTGCATCAGATGGCTGAGCAAGGCCGGCGGCAGGTCATCCCAGTGATCCACCTCCTCCCGGGGCACCACCAGGACATGGCCCTCACGAATCGGTTGAATGGTCATGAAGACCACGGCTTTGTCGTCTTTCCAGACAAAATGACCGGGGAATTCGCCGGAAATCACTTTCGAAAATACACTGGCCATAGGTCGTCTCCTTTTGATGATCGTTTGTGGAGGACAGGATAACACCAATAAACCATTACAGACTTGGGTTACGGCGGGTGCGCTTCGCTCCGATGCGTCGGACCGACCGCGCCCTACGCATTACAACTTGTGACCAGGCAGGCCGCTGTGTGGGGTTGGTATTTCAGGACTCTCGAAGGCATGGATGCCGACGCGAAGCCTACAGGGAAGTATTCACGGCGGGTCCTGAAATACCGACCCCACACAGCGACCGGGCTAACAGCACCTATCAATTCTTGAAGAATTTAAAGCTGGTAACTGCATAGAAATGCGCCTATAATCCGCGCCTCTTCAGTTAA is a window of Marinimicrobium sp. C6131 DNA encoding:
- a CDS encoding putative bifunctional diguanylate cyclase/phosphodiesterase, giving the protein MTPVRIALIYLVLASLWILLSDRILFWLVSADSTSFLFWQTTKGWLFVIASSVIIYLLAYRLNWALSRQLDLKRRHLSLIRRKAYTDYLTGLPNRRFGLRVMRRLLAQAERSGKGFCVVQLDLDDFKQVNDSLGHRAGDQLIVALARRLKAQLGPGEHLVRQGGDEFLMMCAGTESRHRIAARVGALLDALTEPVTLDGMELTVTASAGVACYPEDGEQLLGLIRSVDLALHHSKKYKHCFNFYQSEMATSLQHRFDLQQKLREALDEDALDVFFQPVYEPVESRCTGSEALVRWRTAEGFISPADFIPVAEQSGQIRKLGIMVLEKAFARTVELIRASGQPLTISVNVSPKQFVHGYIVSDLQQALLHSGIDPRCVILEITEGVLLNNVIEVADVLNQLTDLGVAISMDDFGQGYSSLSYLRQHPFSYLKIDRSFVQGMDQSAQDRALVEASVAMAKALNLKVVAEGVETQTQSQALEGLGVDYLQGFWLARPMPGDEYRALILRQTVDA
- a CDS encoding glycoside hydrolase family 26 protein — translated: MARAYVFRGLLVGIIALLTACSTPQSGSAKRATGVAEPITADIDPAARALWHNLHELKGEGFLFGHQDSLAYGVQWRDDSGRSDVKLTTGDYPALYGWDLGHLELNDARNLDGVPFARMRDWMRTAYERGGVVSLSWHMTHPGSGRSAWETDAGAAELLPGGRYHRDLVRALDQFADFVDGLEVTLPDGRIGPMPLIFRPWHEHNGDWFWWGKGPTSEDDYRQLWRFTVDYLTRERQLDQLLYAFSPDRSRLDMDQFESSYLYGYPGDDYVDILGIDNYWDLGHASNTATPEEDAEQFVASLGGLARLAAQRGKLAAMTEGGQDTLFESGFFTERLLDGWRANEWTRQIVYMQVWRNANRARENRDHFYVPYPGHPAAADFIEFYEHPATLFEADLPALYESP
- a CDS encoding FMN-binding glutamate synthase family protein, which produces MFDDVFALKLLTIMVLLFVTLIGIGLLTVAAMYVVDITQRKHTIRRNYPVIGRFRYWFEHLGEFFRQYFFAMDREEMPFNRAERAWVYRAAKNLDLNLAFGSTRDLNPSGTVLFLNSAFPTLERDAAMPSAVTIGPYCRQPYTTSAFFHISGMSYGALSAPAVRALSRGAAKAGCWLNTGEGGLSPFHEEGGCDLVFQLGTAKYGARDMDGRLSDEKLTQLAAREAVKMFEIKLSQGAKPGKGGILPAEKVSAEIAAIRGIPEGHPSISPNGHPDIRSVEDLLDMIDHIRQVTGKPVGFKTVLGDKQWLRDMVAAIRLRGIDRAPDFITLDSADGGTGAAPQPLMDYVGLPLKESLPWLCSLLQEAGLKDRIRVIASGKLINPSMVAWAIACGADFITSARGFMFSLGCIQAMQCHKNTCPTGVTTHDPKLQRGLDPTDKAERVAHYHRNLTYSVGLIAHACGVPEPRLLRRHHVHMVLQSGLSQPLNELYPEPITLIDNGESSPALDSNPKEVTHE
- a CDS encoding DUF3806 domain-containing protein; this encodes MNKLCLGLGLLLLLAGPATLAQEVTIEDFAWMDRNHMAQQVKRVDDLARTRVGSQIREDLSDLTTLQRIVDRELVSPEDRLTLQALGAVLGNVMAAEVDELEWKVYEDNRGRSRALCVEGTKECLFPITMLSRRMEVGLKPDVRQVYKDALALIEPYLPELPYGGATSRR
- a CDS encoding TMEM165/GDT1 family protein; its protein translation is MEALIGSTLAVALAEIGDKTQLLALLLISRYHRPYAIAAGILVATLINHALSALLGSWLADLIPAQWVPWILASSFLIVALWTLIPDKASDEPGRFHQYGPFVATLVLFFLAEIGDKTQVATVVLAAKFDAFLMVVIGTTVGMLLANIPVLFAGRWLMDKIPLKYARISAFMLFVILAVVTLIHTNGQVH
- a CDS encoding HIT family protein, yielding MASVFSKVISGEFPGHFVWKDDKAVVFMTIQPIREGHVLVVPREEVDHWDDLPPALLSHLMQVSQKVTKGLKEAYPAKRVGMMIAGLEVPHTHIHLVPLDSMGDLSFDHASSADAEDLAAAAQKIRKVLVARGHGEADLS